The window AGGACAATGCCTGGTTCGCCTGGATGGGTAAGGCGCATCCTCGTTATAATACACCGGGCAATGCGCTGGTGATTAACGGTATCTGGAGTGCGTTGATGGTGTTCACGGCCTCTTTCGATATGCTGACGGATATGCTGGTCTTTGTGAGCTGGTTCTTTTACGGGATGAGTGCTTTGGGGGTGTTCATCCTGCGTTTCCGTTTTCCCAATAAGGAAAGGATCTATAAGGTGCCGGGCTATCCCTGGGTGCCCCTGGTCTTCGTGATCTTTACCTTCTTTTTTCTCTGCCTGACTTTGTACCAGGATATCATCAATTACCAATCGGGTAAATCGCCTTTGGTGAACTCGCTATTCGGCTTGCTCATTACTTGTATTGGTATTCCGATTTTTTATGCTTCGAGAAAGTCGGGGGAAGGAAAGGGGCCACAAAGGCTCGAAGACACGAAGGTACACTAAGACGTCTTAGTGCCTCTTCGTGTCTTGGTGCCTTCGTGGCAAAAAATCAATTCTGCCAATTCTTTGCTTCCTGTTCCCTGTGAAGTAGGTTGATTCGGACACCGAATTTGTTCTTCAAATGCCTCGCCAACGCATCCGCTGCATACACACTCCTGTGTTGCCCGCCCGTACAGCCGAAGTTGACCATCAGGCTGCTGAATCCGCGTTTGATATAATCAGTTACCGTCATATCCACGATATCGAATACACTGTTCAGGAAATCAGGCATGGATGTGCGCTGCTCCAGGAAATCCTTCACGGATTTATCCCTTCCCGTCAGTGGTTTGTATTCCTCAAAACGGCCGGGGTTCAGGATGCCGCGGCAATCAAACACAAAGCCGCCGCCGTTATCGCTGGGATCACCGGGGATGCCTTTCTTGAAGGAGAAGCTATGGATGGTCACCACCAATGGTGTTTCCTCAGTGGCGCGCAGGGGTTCGAAACGATCGATCACTTCAGTGCTCACGCAGAACTGCAGGCACTTGTCGAATTCCGGAACGGCAATGCCCATCCGGCGGTTATCGATGAACCATTTGAGGTTCTTCAAGGCAAGCGGGATGCTGGTGAGGAAGTGTGCCTTTCTTTCAAAGAGTCCACGGAAACCATAGGCGCCCAAAACCTGCAATAAACGGATCAGCACATAGCCATTGTATTGCGCCGTGAAGAGGTAGCTGTCCGGCTTTTGCGACAGGTGCTTGCCGGCTTCTTCGATATAGAAATCCAGCAGGCTGTTCTTCCAGTCGTCCGGCAGTTCGGCCTTGGCCTGCCAGAGCAGGGAGGCTACATCGTATTGCAGGGCGCCGCGCATGCCACCCTGGTAATCGATGAAATGCACTTCCTCGTCACGGATCATGATGTTCCGGCTCTGGAAATCGCGGAACATGAAATGCTTGTTATCAGTATGGGTGAGGTAGGTGCTCAGCGCCTCGAAATCATCGATCAGCTTCTGCTTGTCGTAAGGATACTTCAGGGTATCCAGGAAATAGTATTTGAAATAGAGCAGGTCGGAGAGGATGGCCTGCTTGCCGAATTCCCTGGCGGTAAGGCAAAGGTCGTAGTTGATGTTCTGCCCGCCCACGATCTGCAGGTGGGCCAGTTTGGCCAGGCTCTTCTGGAAAAGCGAATAGACATAATCGTTATGTCCGTGGGCTTCCAGTTTGTTCAGGAGCGATACGTCTCCAAAATCTTCCTGCAGGTAGGTCTTGCCGCTTTCATCTACGCAATACACATTGGCAACGGGGCAGCCTTTCTCGCGCAGGGAGCGGGAGAAGTCGAGGAAGGTGTCGTTCTCGCGGATGTTCTCGTTGTAGGTGGCAATAAAGGTGCCGCCATCAGGGCCGAATACCCTGAAGTACATGCGGTCGCTGCCCGACTGCGGGAGCTTGACGATTTCCTGGGGTGCCGTTCCGGCATGCTGGCGATAGAGTTCGCTGATCTGGTTGAGTATGTTTTCCATTGAAGCAGCGAAAATA is drawn from Flavihumibacter rivuli and contains these coding sequences:
- a CDS encoding RapZ C-terminal domain-containing protein, translated to MENILNQISELYRQHAGTAPQEIVKLPQSGSDRMYFRVFGPDGGTFIATYNENIRENDTFLDFSRSLREKGCPVANVYCVDESGKTYLQEDFGDVSLLNKLEAHGHNDYVYSLFQKSLAKLAHLQIVGGQNINYDLCLTAREFGKQAILSDLLYFKYYFLDTLKYPYDKQKLIDDFEALSTYLTHTDNKHFMFRDFQSRNIMIRDEEVHFIDYQGGMRGALQYDVASLLWQAKAELPDDWKNSLLDFYIEEAGKHLSQKPDSYLFTAQYNGYVLIRLLQVLGAYGFRGLFERKAHFLTSIPLALKNLKWFIDNRRMGIAVPEFDKCLQFCVSTEVIDRFEPLRATEETPLVVTIHSFSFKKGIPGDPSDNGGGFVFDCRGILNPGRFEEYKPLTGRDKSVKDFLEQRTSMPDFLNSVFDIVDMTVTDYIKRGFSSLMVNFGCTGGQHRSVYAADALARHLKNKFGVRINLLHREQEAKNWQN